ATATGATGACCGAAGGACGGCCCGATGTAACCGAGACCTTCTTTGATCTCTACCCCCGGCATCCCCATGCCTTGAAAATCATTTTCCATGCCTTCCAAATGCCCTTCATATTCCTGGGAGCTTACTCTCTCTTTTCGGTCAGACTCCTCAGCCTTTGTGCAGGAGTACTTTGTCTTTATGGATTTTCACGGCTTCTTCAGCGTTTAAGCCCCGGCAACAAGCTTGCTGCTCTGACGGCAACCATTCTGTTGTCAATTGACATCCAGTTTATATATGCGGCTCACACAGCCCGGCAGGAGATCCTTCTGCTGCTTGTACTGATCCTGGCCTTCTATCACTATCTGGGGATTAAAAAGACCCAGCAGGCTCTTTTTTCAGGACTGATCATAGGACTATCCTTTGGGATTCATCCCAATGCTTTTATCCTGGCTGTCCCCCTGGGACTGCTCTATCTGCTTGATATTTTTAACAGAAAAAAAACAATCACCATGGGACTCTTCTACCTCATGGGTCTGGCCGCAGGAGGCGTATTTTTTGCCGGATTGAGCCTCCTCTTTAACCCCGGGTTTATTTCAGACTACCTCGCCTATGGCTCGCCCCTGGGAGTCACAAGGAGTCTGGATACAAAAATCAGGCAGCTCCCTCACTTCTTGTCACAGCTGTATCATCGCATCGGCGGGACCTACTATCTCCCGGATATCCGTCCTCAGATGATCTTTTTTCTCCTTTTTCTGCTGTTACTGATCCCGACTAAGGTCAGAGGCCGGTCCCTCGTCTACGCTGGGACTACAGGCGTACTGATGGGCATTATGGCTCTGGGAAAATACAGCCCTCTCTCCATCCTCTTTCTGACCCCCTTTCTCTACCTGGCATTTTTTCTTCTCATTCAAAGACTCCACCTCACTTTAGCTCTCAGTGTGACTGCGGTTTTTGTTGCACTCAACCTCTTATTAAGCGCATCGAATATCCGCACGGAAGTCTATCCTGCAGATCAGAAAGAAAGCTATAAGGAGTATTTGGAGGGGATAGAGGATGCCCTGCCCCCGGGGGCAGTCGTCCTTG
This is a stretch of genomic DNA from Oceanispirochaeta sp.. It encodes these proteins:
- a CDS encoding glycosyltransferase family 39 protein, which codes for TSSGRIFFIWRILEIQKIKKMTPQFLLIYLLIWFILNLYFLTAFPFAHSDEPWLSGLTRNMMTEGRPDVTETFFDLYPRHPHALKIIFHAFQMPFIFLGAYSLFSVRLLSLCAGVLCLYGFSRLLQRLSPGNKLAALTATILLSIDIQFIYAAHTARQEILLLLVLILAFYHYLGIKKTQQALFSGLIIGLSFGIHPNAFILAVPLGLLYLLDIFNRKKTITMGLFYLMGLAAGGVFFAGLSLLFNPGFISDYLAYGSPLGVTRSLDTKIRQLPHFLSQLYHRIGGTYYLPDIRPQMIFFLLFLLLLIPTKVRGRSLVYAGTTGVLMGIMALGKYSPLSILFLTPFLYLAFFLLIQRLHLTLALSVTAVFVALNLLLSASNIRTEVYPADQKESYKEYLEGIEDALPPGAVVLANMNTEYAFEGGHLFDYRNLSYLPDNRDSSVENYIRERKIEYILFPDELDFVYESRPVWNVLYGNPSRWYPELKNFIQKKSVLIETLDSPAYAMRIQAYKYKKEWKLKIYRVLPDSAREE